One Papaver somniferum cultivar HN1 chromosome 10, ASM357369v1, whole genome shotgun sequence genomic window carries:
- the LOC113317211 gene encoding probable pre-mRNA-splicing factor ATP-dependent RNA helicase DEAH9 produces MSRFWKPGTERPQLIDDEEGGVIFVSSTPSHSIEKQRQRLPVYKYRTHILYLVENHATSIIVGETGSGKTTQIPQFLNEAGWAEGGRVIACTQPRRLSVESVAARVAEEMGVTLGDEVGYTIRFEDLTKPGVTRIKFLTDGVLLREMMEDPLLTKYSVIMVDEAHERSLSTDILLGLLKKIQCRRPELRLIISSATIEAKSMSAFFRPSKRREEKGADKLGPTKEPAILSVEGKGFTVQTHYLEEPASDYLQTAVSTILAIHDQEPPGDVLVFLAGQDDIDAAVQLLTEDNTRRSSGLLVLPLYSGLSRADQELIFSPTPRSKRKVIISTNIAETSLTLEGVVCVVDSGFSKQRFYNPISDIENLVVAPISKASARQRAGRAGRVRPGKCYRLYTEEFFNKEMSAHGIPEMQRSNLASSIIQLKALGIDNILGFDWPAPPAPEAMVRALEILYLLGVIDDDAKLTSPIGFQVAEIPLDPTVSTMILSGHLLGCSEEVITVAAILSIQSIWVSVRGSQKELDEAKLRFAAAEGDHVTYLNVYKAYLQSGKSPQWCHKNFINYQAMKKVVETRGQLTRIAHRLGIALKSCERDTEVFRKAVTAGFFTNACRLEGGVYKTVRNSQEVHIHPSSVLFRVNPKWVVYHSLVLTDRHYMRNVMTIEPSWLTEAASNLYQQKSSNFDAR; encoded by the exons ATGTCTAGGTTTTGGAAACCAGGAACAGAGAGACCTCAACTCATAGACGATGAAGAAGGTGGAGTCATCTTTGTGTCATCAACTCCATCTCATAG TATTGAGAAGCAAAGACAAAGACTACCAGTCTACAAATACCGTACACACATTCTTTACCTAGTTGAGAATCATGCTACTAGCATCATTGTTGGTGAAACTGGTAGTGGTAAAACTACTCAAATCCCTCAGTTTCTTAACGAAGCAGGGTGGGCTGAAGGTGGACGGGTTATTGCTTGTACACAACCAAGACGATTGTCCGTtgag TCCGTTGCTGCGAGGGTAGCTGAAGAGATGGGTGTAACTCTTGGAGATGAAGTTGGATATACAATTCGTTTTGAAGATCTTACAAAGCCA GGTGTAACCAGAATCAAATTTCTTACTGATGGCGTTCTACTGAGGGAAATGATGGAAGATCCTCTTTTGACCAAATATAG TGTTATAATGGTGGATGAGGCACACGAGCGCTCCCTTTCAACTGATATCCTATTGGGTCTCCTTAAAAAG ATTCAATGTCGGAGACCTGAGTTGCGTCTCATAATATCATCCgctacaattgaagcaaagtctATGTCTGCTTTCTTCCGCCCCAG CAAAAGACGTGAAGAGAAAGGAGCTGACAAGCTTGGACCAACAAAAGAACCTGCCATACTGTCTGTCGAA GGTAAAGGATTTACAGTTCAGACTCACTATCTCGAGGAACCTGCATCCGATTATTTGCAAACTGCTGTTTCAACAATTTTAGCTATTCATGATCAG GAACCTCCAGGCGATGTTTTGGTGTTCCTTGCTGGTCAGGATGATATTGATGCAGCTGTTCAACTGCTTACAGAGGATAACACTAGGCGATCTTCTG GTCTACTGGTGTTACCTTTGTACTCGGGGCTTTCACGTGCGGATCAG GAACTTATCTTTTCTCCTACACCTAGAAGCAAGAGGAAAGTTATAATATCTACTAATATTGCAGAAACTTCATTGACCTTGGAG GGTGTTGTCTGTGTTGTGGATAGTGGATTCTCGAAACAGCGTTTCTATAATCCG ATTTCAGATATAGAAAATTTGGTGGTGGcaccaatatccaaggcatctgcTAGACAAAGAGCTGGGAGAGCTGGAAGAGTACGGCCAGGGAAGTGTTACAG GCTATATACTGAAGAGTTCTTTAATAAGGAAATGTCTGCTCATGGGATCCCAGAAATGCAGAGATCAAACCTCGCTTCGTCTATAATTCAA TTAAAGGCCTTGGGTATAGACAATATCTTAGGTTTTGATTGGCCAGCACCTCCAGCACCAGAGGCAATGGTTAGAGCACTtgaaattctttatttacttggGGTTATCGATGATGATGCAAAACTTACTTCACCGATTGGATTTCAAGTTGCTGAGATTCCACTG GACCCTACGGTATCGACGATGATCTTATCTGGGCACCTTTTAGGGTGTTCTGAGGAGGTTATAACAGTAGCAGCAATTCTCTCCATCCAG TCTATTTGGGTTTCTGTTAGAGGATCACAAAAAGAGTTGGATGAAGCTAAACTACGATTCGCTGCGGCAGAG GGGGATCATGTAACATACCTGAACGTGTATAAAGCATACCTGCAATCCGGTAAATCTCCACAATGGTGTCATAAGAACTTCATTAATTATCAGGCGATG AAAAAGGTTGTTGAAACTAGGGGACAACTGACTAGAATTGCGCATCGGCTCGGCATAGCCTTAAAGTCATGCGAAAGAGATACAGAG GTATTCAGAAAGGCAGTTACTGCTGGGTTTTTCACCAATGCATGTCGTTTGGAA GGTGGAGTGTATAAGACTGTTAGGAATTCACAAGAAGTACATATCCATCCATCGTCGGTACTATTCAG AGTGAATCCGAAATGGGTAGTCTATCATTCTCTTGTCTTGACTGATCGGCACTACATGCGCAATGTCATGACAATTGAGCCTTCCTGGCTAACAGAGGCTGCATCCAATCTTTATCAGCAAAAAAGCTCCAATTTTGATGCACGTTGA
- the LOC113317212 gene encoding uncharacterized protein LOC113317212 produces MAVLKVIKSEVPEIQIEKSMAALKICKSECKSEVVETMDEKSLVIHDNDGNITTNPDQKPNITTYSDEEDDTTTDKPTKKAVKPRKNAGLPRNVRPVHIRRLTRILKKLVRFHKWIEASGVLSVLMQGTEHEKSPKENKFKYWAALELAHKGDVKLREFRVKGLYDVWTKKNGKMKHWSPKEKCLFQMQYFLYRLTVLAHGHREMETKKDIKDEKGKKKDILGEAELTITHLVNDKDFESEPIANIVVGLIYYELWYMSSTLKEMKLRKFDTYERSAVSEISGINSYNEFEDLDGQNSVNVGNAESTVQRDSDTSIVDKKKHHMDIDVILLREETKKLSQEQGLHDEESSGVICSKEMPYQHPGGNTSIFYSRGLQTSLLPLRLPSPSENVEEDIDSHRGRVNENYGKAVNHLSRALYSTSPVWASLLPLVQLLLLGDQVEAALEELENISQRSNAELPFRLKANLLEGFNGTNALVLSTCYEDILKWDSTSISAVTNLITLYKNGDYSLERLVEMISLHLDNTSGSCNVWEELASCFLKASQIEDVLESTNSNSEGSRTRNLGISSTVGKFITVGTSRSVWKLRRNWWADRHFVVITDFPLEMQAGDWNLLAFKAACASHLYGPEFDYVKNVCNYLEREKNADLLLLLQRHRNNSIMLFKHMK; encoded by the exons ATGGCGGTGCTTAAGGTAATCAAATCTGAAGTTCCTGAAATCCAGATTGAAAAAAGTATGGCGGCGCTTAAGATATGCAAATCGGAATGCAAATCTGAAGTTGTTGAGACCATGGATGAAAAAAGTTTGGTTATTCATGATAATGACGGTAATATCACTACTAATCCCGATCAAAAAcctaatatcaccacttattccgatgaagaagatgataccACTACTGATAAACCAACAAAGAAGGCTGTTAAACCTCGAAAGAATGCTGGTTTACCTAGGAATGTGAGACCGGTGCATATCAGGAGATTAACCCGTATTCTTAAGAAACTCGTACGATTTCATAAATGGATAGAAGCGAGTGGTGTTTTGAGTGTACTTATGCAAGGGACTGAGCATGAGAAGTCTCCCAAGGAGAATAAATTCAAGTATTGG GCTGCATTGGAGCTTGCACATAAGGGAGATGTTAAATTGAGAGAATTCAGAGTCAAGGGTCTCTATGATGTTTGGACGAAAAAAAACGGGAAAATGAAGCATTGGTCACCAAAG GAGAAATGCTTGTTCCAAATGCAATACTTCCTTTACCGTCTTACGGTTCTTGCGCATGGACACAGAGAGATGGAGACAAAGAAGGATATCAAAGATGAGAAGGGAAAAAAGAAGGATATCTTAGGAGAGGCAGAGCTGACTATCACACA CCTCGTGAATGATAAGGATTTTGAGAGTGAACCAATCGCAAACATTGTGGTTGGCCTGATATATTACGAGCTTTGGTATATGTCCTCTACCCTGAAAGAGATGAAGCTGAGAAAGTTTGACACGTATGAGAGATCTGCAGTATCAGAAATATCTGGAATAAATTCCTACAACGAATTTGAAGATTTAGATGGTCAAAATTCTGTTAATGTTGGGAATGCAGAATCTACGGTTCAGCGGGATTCAGACACCTCTATCGTGGACAAGAAGAAACATCATATGGACATTGATGTTATTCTGCTGAGAGAAGAAACCAAAAAATTGTCACAAGAACAAGGTCTCCACGACGAGGAATCTTCTGGAGTAATTTGCAGCAAAGAAATGCCTTATCAGCATCCAGGAGGGAACACTTCCATTTTCTATTCACGCG GTTTGCAGACGAGTTTGTTGCCTTTGCGGTTGCCAAGCCCGAGTGAGAACGTGGAGGAGGACATCGATTCTCACAGAGGGAGGGTTAACGAAAATTATGGTAAAGCAGTGAATCATTTGAGTCGTGCACTTTATTCTACTTCACCTGTATGGGCATCCCTACTTCCTTTGGTGCAG TTGTTGCTGCTTGGGGATCAAGTTGAGGCGGCACTAGAGGAGCTTGAGAACATATCCCAACGCTCAAATGCAGAACTCCCCTTTAG ATTAAAGGCCAATCTTTTAGAAGGTTTTAATGGTACGAATGCACTAGTGCTTTCGACTTGTTATGAGGATATACTGAAATGGGACTCTACTTCTATCAGTGCAGTAACTAACCTTATCACCTTGTATAAGAATG GTGATTACAGTCTTGAACGTTTAGTGGAGATGATATCTTTACATCTTGATAATACCTCCGGATCTTGCAATGTATGGGAAGAACTTGCTTCATGCTTTCTTAAAGCATCTCAGATTGAAGATGTTCTTGAGTCAACTAACAGTAATTCAGAAGGAAGTCGTACAAGGAATCTGGGTATTTCCAGTACAGTTGGCAAATTCATTACTGTTGGAACGTCGCGTTCGGTATGGAAGCTCCGTCGCAATTGGTGGGCTGACCGCCACTTCGTTGTTATTACGGACTTTCCATTAGAGATGCAAGCAG GTGATTGGAACCTGTTAGCATTCAAGGCCGCGTGTGCATCCCACTTGTATGGTCCCGAGTTTGATTATGTTAAAAATGTTTGTAATTATTTAGAAAGAGAAAAGAATGCAGATTTGTTATTGTTGTTACAAAGACACAGAAATAATTCAATCATGCTCTTTAAGCATATGAAATGA
- the LOC113317214 gene encoding D-aminoacyl-tRNA deacylase 1-like isoform X1 yields the protein MGGMFLPPPSCLTTLAQRIKTKHSGPSISRRRNWQIRSMRAVVQRVASASVEVMQKNYGVLLVSQFTLYGMLKGNKPDFHVTMPPLSAKPFYASLVDKFRSSYNPDSVKDGVFGAMMKVNLVNDGPVTMQLDSPQTSKSTSETTEG from the exons ATGGGGGGCATGTTTCTTCCTCCCCCCTCTTGTCTAACAACCCTAGCACAACGCATAAAAACCAAACATTCTGGTCCATCAATTAGCAGGAGGAGGAATTGGCAAATAAGAAGTATGAGGGCAGTTGTTCAAAGAGTTGCCTCTGCAAGTGTTGAG gtTATGCAAAAAAACTATGGAGTTTTATTGG TGAGTCAATTCACATTGTATGGAATGCTCAAGGGTAACAAACCAGATTTTCATGTCACCATGCCACCTCTTAGTGCAAAACCTTTCTATGCTTCGCTGGTAGATAAATTCCGCAGTTCTTACAACCCAGATTCAGTTAAAG ATGGTGTTTTTGGGGCTATGATGAAG GTCAACTTGGTTAACGATGGTCCAGTCACAATGCAGCTTGATTCTCCACAAACATCCAA GAGCACAAGTGAGACAACAGAAGGATAA
- the LOC113317214 gene encoding D-aminoacyl-tRNA deacylase 1-like isoform X2 — MRLFTNDKTGKAWDQNVMQKNYGVLLVSQFTLYGMLKGNKPDFHVTMPPLSAKPFYASLVDKFRSSYNPDSVKDGVFGAMMKVNLVNDGPVTMQLDSPQTSKSTSETTEG; from the exons ATGAGATTATTCACAAATGACAAAACTGGAAAAGCTTGGGATCAGAAT gtTATGCAAAAAAACTATGGAGTTTTATTGG TGAGTCAATTCACATTGTATGGAATGCTCAAGGGTAACAAACCAGATTTTCATGTCACCATGCCACCTCTTAGTGCAAAACCTTTCTATGCTTCGCTGGTAGATAAATTCCGCAGTTCTTACAACCCAGATTCAGTTAAAG ATGGTGTTTTTGGGGCTATGATGAAG GTCAACTTGGTTAACGATGGTCCAGTCACAATGCAGCTTGATTCTCCACAAACATCCAA GAGCACAAGTGAGACAACAGAAGGATAA